Within the Erigeron canadensis isolate Cc75 chromosome 6, C_canadensis_v1, whole genome shotgun sequence genome, the region AGAATACCTTTATACACAACACTAAAAGCCCCTGTTCCGATCAAGTTTTGTTGAGAAAATTTATTGGTAGCTCGGAGTATGCTTCCATAAGAAACTCTTGAAAACGGTTGTATGTACGGAGCTTCTTCTGATGGTTGTGCTTGTGCCTTTATTCTTTTCCAACAAAACAGATAGAACAACACCATTGCTATAACTATAAGCGAGAAAATTGGAATGACAATTGGAATAACACGCGATGTTCTAGAACCTGTCTTTGACCTTGATACTATGGCACATTTAGGTAGGTGAAATTCAGGAAGGCCTCCACACAGCCCATTGTTCCCCTGAATCGAGATCAAACTCGCATTCTTGAAAATACCTTCCGAGGGTAACTCACCATCAAGATTGTTGAACGACAAATCCAACGAAGACAAGTTTAGTTGCTTTAAGAATTTTGGAATTTGTCCGGAGAAGTTGTTAGTGGAAAGATTAAGGTCGCTGATACCTCTTAAAACACTCATTGAAGGAGGTATCAGACCCTCAAAGGAATTGGCACCCAAATTTAGGTACTCAAGGCTTGTGCAACTTGCGATGGCATTTGGTATTGCTCCAACCAGATCATTGTGTGACAGATCAAGTGTCGTCAAACTTTTGAGTTTTTCTATTTCTTGGGGAAGGGGTCCAACTAAATAGTTATGAGAAAGATCTAGAATGATCGACAAAGATGATAGTTGGAAAAGTTCAACGGGTATAGGTCCCGTAAGATTGTTTATGGAAAGGTCGAGCCCCAACAAACCCGTGCAATTGCCAAGATTCGGAGGTATATGTCCTTTTAATCTGTTTTCCGCAACACTCAACTCTAGCAATGATAGGTTTCCTATAAATTTTGGAAAGTTCCCGGTGAAGAAGTTATCATTCATGAATATGTATTTAAGGTTTTGTAGATTACCAAGTTCACTTGGAAGCATCCCTGTTATCTGATTAGAGTCTAAAGTCAATTTCTCTAACTTCACAAGATTCCCGATACCAGGAGGCAATGTTCCATAAATGAAGTTATTTTCAAATGATAGAATTGTTAGTTGAGACGAGAGATTACCTATAGAACTAGGAAGAACTCCAGTAAATTGGTTGAAGTCAAGATACAACTCTTTTAGTTTGCTACAACCTACCATGGAATCAATGAAGTTCATACTATCAGGTTCCAAATTCCctaaattgtttttgtttaacgCAACAAGCCGAAGATTTGGCATACGTCTGAAATCTATGTTAACCTTCCCAGTAAAGTTATTTATATTCAACACAAGGTCTAACAAGTATGAACAATTAGAAAATGAGAAGGGTATGCTTCCGGTAAATTTGTTACCCCATATATTAAATTTCTCAAGATTGGGTAGCTCCAAGCCTATATCTTTTGGTAAACTTCCACTGATTTCATTATTTTCCATGCTAACAgtttttaaatatgttaaatTGCATAAGGATGGAGGGATCATACCATATAGAAGGTTAGAACCAAAAGTAATTAGTTGCAAGTTGTGCAATTGACCTAAAGTGTGTGGAATGCTTCCGCCTAGATAATTGTTGGTGGCATATAAGCTTTCAAGAGAAGTGAAGTTCCCAAAGAAAGATGGTATCCCTCCTGTAAAACCATTATTTTCAATGACTAACATCACCAGGTTCACCAGTTCAGTAAGCTGTTGTGGAAGCTTCCCAACTAAATTGTTCTTACCAAACCGAAGGACATTTAGCCTAGTACAGTTTGATAAACTGGGTGGAACTTCTCCTTCAAAAGAATTTCTGCCGAGATATAGTTCCTGCAACCTAAACAAATTTCCTAATTGAGGTGGGATCACACCTTTGAAGGTGTTATTCTGTAGCCTTATCACTCTGAGAAAACTTAAGTTTCCGATCTGAGGGGACACAGAACCAGCAAAGCCTTGTGAACCAAGGTCTAACATGGTGACTCTAGGATGTCGACGACCACATGTAACACCTTGCCATTGACAGAAATGGAAGGAGGTGTTCCATGAGTCAAGAACATGTTGGGGGTCATGAATGATGCTCGACTTGATGGCAAGAAGTGCCAGATGATCGGTATCGTTTGTGGCCAGTGTAAGTGTTGGAGACCATAACAGCATCAATGCCGTTACATGCAAGAAAAAGGAAAGATATGCCATGAAAAACTTTTTCTGCTTTTTGACACATTTGTTTCTAGGAATTGAGATTACTCATAAGGTTATACTAATAAATACCATTGCAATGACTCAACGTTGAAAAATAAGACTATCATGGACCCACTGCAACGAAATTTCATTCCACTTCATTCCAAGTCTTGGTCTTGCTTTGGAATTTTTTGGATTATAGTAATCTTTGACATAAACTCTGTAAAGTTAGTTattcaacattttctttttagaaacTAGTAGGTATATATGTAAAACTAGGAATTCAAACTTCTGTACTATGATGCATCGGTATTCGATATAGTATCCGGACTTAAGTAAAAGGTCCCACGTTTAAATCCACATATTGTAAAAAAACTGATTAACTCAATTAATGAGCAGATATAGAGTCATACTAATTGCATTTCATTTAcagttttttaattaataaataagttCTCTCATTCAACTCATAGAGGAAACAAATTGAGAGACTTGGGTGGTTTTTTCTTCATTTAACAATTGTTTTCTGCTGAATAACTACTTTTACAAAGTTTATGTCAAAATGTCAAATTTGGTATTAGATTGCCTCTAGTGGAACAATCAGTTCATTCTTCTCTTGAATTAATATCTCTTTTTCATCATGCTCTTGACTTAGTCCTTTCTCATATGATATTGGATTTTCTCTAGTGGAACAATCACTACAATCTTAGTCTTACTTTTATTATCTTCCACAGGAATTGAACCTGCTTCTTccatgtatataattatatcttTATTTGCAGGGAAGCTTTTTAAAGTccatttgttttgaaaaaaaaaaaagaagcttaaGTTATTAGTTGCAATGACGCTTGCTTCCCTAAAAAATACTGATcaactttttttaaacttaattaAGCTCAATGTATCCCGGATTATCTCTTTTGAAGAATTACATGGTAACATGACGtgaaacaataaaaataacaatcaGTAATTAATTGTTTCGAGTTATTTAACAAGGATACGGGACAAAAAGGTTGGGGTAGTGGTGGCCAGCTTCGAATGGGTGTCCGTAATAGTTGTGTAAGATGAAgctagttgtttttttttttgtgtgaattTTTGTACatgtattattaattaagtaataatTGTTCATTGGGAGAGATCACGAAAAGCTTAGCCGGATATTGTCAACTTCAAATCAATAATGCTTGATGGAGAAAATCTTTGTTGCATGACAATGattcttctgatgatgatgtCGATATATTGCTGTTGTCGCTGCTTCTGTTCGTTCACCTGTACTTACTGTCATCAATGGTTCTGCTATTTTCAAGTTTAGAATGCCTACAAAACTTCTTGGGAGTGTACTCTTGA harbors:
- the LOC122604571 gene encoding probable LRR receptor-like serine/threonine-protein kinase At3g47570, translating into MENNEISGSLPKDIGLELPNLEKFNIWGNKFTGSIPFSFSNCSYLLDLVLNINNFTGKVNIDFRRMPNLRLVALNKNNLGNLEPDSMNFIDSMVGCSKLKELYLDFNQFTGVLPSSIGNLSSQLTILSFENNFIYGTLPPGIGNLVKLEKLTLDSNQITGMLPSELGNLQNLKYIFMNDNFFTGNFPKFIGNLSLLELSVAENRLKGHIPPNLGNCTGLLGLDLSINNLTGPIPVELFQLSSLSIILDLSHNYLVGPLPQEIEKLKSLTTLDLSHNDLVGAIPNAIASCTSLEYLNLGANSFEGLIPPSMSVLRGISDLNLSTNNFSGQIPKFLKQLNLSSLDLSFNNLDGELPSEGIFKNASLISIQGNNGLCGGLPEFHLPKCAIVSRSKTGSRTSRVIPIVIPIFSLIVIAMVLFYLFCWKRIKAQAQPSEEAPYIQPFSRVSYGSILRATNKFSQQNLIGTGAFSVVYKGILEPVDEMLAIKVLKLGNHGALKSFMMECEALKNIRHRNLVKVITSCSSVDFQGNDFKAIIYEFMPNGNLERWLHPNSEQYSNIEEAPHPQRLILRQRVTIARDVAHAMHYLHQECEVPIIHCDLKPSNILLDNDMVAHIGDFGLAKFLPLKLHESSTAGLRGTIGYAAPEYGLGGEMTKEGDIYSFGILLLEMIIGKRPTDQLFQDGLNLHGYVTMALPDRLMEIIEPTLLSIIEGANVNHDDEARRCERLEESLILLARIGLACSMESPKERMNSSKIIQELYHINGLL